A stretch of DNA from Granulicella pectinivorans:
AGCATCGATTCCAAGGATGACACCGAAATCGGCTACCTGGGGACGAAGTACCTGCTCTCGACCGGTGAGCCCGTTACCGCCATCTTTGCCGGGAACGACGCCACCGCATGCGGCGTGTACAAAGGGCTTCGCGAGCAAGGTTGGCGCATACCGGAGGACATTAGTGTTGCAGGATGCAACGACACGGTCGGCGGCCTGCTCTATCCCGGTCTAACAACCATTCGCGAGTTTCCCGAACAGGTGGGCAGGCATATGGCGGAGTTGCTTCTCGAGCGCATTGCCAACCCCAACCTCGAACCTCGCCGGCTGACGATCCCGACAGAGTTCATACGCCGGGACTCATGTGCCGCGGCGAGTGCCGCGCAGCAGAAGTTCAACGAAGCGTTACCCCCTTCTGCAATCAGCCACTAAGGCGGACAATACCCTGACACGAACGATGTACCGCCAACGAGGCGCTAAAGGCTCGACGACAGGTGCCGCTATTTGGTCGGCGCTTTGCCGGAGATATCCTCCGTCGATGCCCCCTCAGCGCGTGCCTCCCTGAGATCGCAGGGAGGCAGTATAGATCTACACGCGCCTCCCGAACAGGGACGAGTTATGGGAAGAAATCACGGAGTTGGTTGTGTGTCTCTTCGGCTCGATCAACTCATAGGCAATCAGCACGGCAGGGATGAGAAAGGCCAAGGATCCCAGAACCCACATGATGACCGCTCCCAGGATCTGGTCGTCGATCGACGTGAGATGCAATGGATTAGGCCTTCCAGAGTAGTACGGATAGATGGGCCTACCGCAGAAGGACAGGAAGGCCGAGAGCAGGGTGTTCACGATATCGGCAGAGATGAGGTAGATCAGGATACCCCAGCTCTTGCTTCGTCGCGCAGAAGGCCAGGGCCGGAGGATGCACCACCAGAAGAGGATGGATGTGCCCAGGAAGCAGATGTGTTCGAAGTCATGCCAGTTCTCATGCTCGAGTGCGAAGTCATAGGCGGCAGGAACGTGCCAGCCGAGGAAGGTGATGTTCATGGCGAGCCATGCAACCAGCGGCGTGACGAGCCAGTGCTCTAAACGGCGCAAGGACGCTGAACGTATGAAGGGACCGATGACTGCACGCACGACCGCGGGTAGCCCACGCAGAAGCGGGACCACCGGCCACCCGTAGAGCAGAAGCGGTGGGACTACGGACATCAGGAGGAGATGCTCGCACATATGCGCGCTGAGCATGGCGTCGGCGAAGCCATCGAGAGGTGAACCAATGGCAAGCCAGAGAGTTGCGAGGCCGGCGAGGAAGGATACGAGGCGCAGGCTATGGAACTGGGCGGAGCGTGTCTTTCGGATGGCGAACCAGCCCCGCACATAGAGGATCGCCGTCACCAGGATTGTGAGGGTCAGCGAGAGAGGCAGGGACCACTCCGCGAAGATGTCTTGGGCCGCATCGGACATGGTTACGGAGCTTTCTTCTCGGGGACCTGCAGTTCACTGACGTGCGCGAGATCACGCGAAGCATCCCTCGCGGGTGCGAGGTTATCACCGCGGAGGGTCATGAGAAAGAGGACAAGCGCCTGAGTCTCGGATGGATTGAGCGCGTTGCCATAGGCAGGCATATTGCCTCCTCCCTGCAGAACCTGACGGATGATCTGGTCCTGCGTCATGCGTGTCGCGACCTGGTCGAGAGCAGGACCGCGCTGGCCTCCCTTTCCTTCCAAAGCGTGACAGTTACGGCACTGCTTGTCCTGGAGGACCAGGGCACCTTGGATCTCCAGCGGAGTGCGGTCGTGCAGATACTTTACCGGGACGGGGTCGGCGGTCCATGCGTCCATGATTGGGCTCCACGGAGTGTAGGTGCCGAGGCGTGTGAAGATGCCGAGGCTTACGGCAAGTACAGAGACGGTAAGGACGGCGATGGGCCGCTTGGCCCAGTGGCGCTCGCCTTCGCTCGCGAAGAGCGGCAGAAGAAGAAGCGCAGCGATGCCGAGGACGGGGACGACGAGGATGACGGGTGTCTCGATCGATGGTGGCAGGAACGCAAGAACCGCATAGATCCAGAGGAAGGGAAAGTCAGGCTTCGGCGCCGTCTGAATGATGGTTGGATCGGGTGGGCCGCCGGGACCAAAGGGGCCGAAGAAGAAGGCACAGGCCATGACGGCGAACATGATGGCGGCGGCGAAGACCGCATCCTTCCATGCGGCGTCGGGCACGAAGGGGATCCCGGTCTTCTCGGTAAGCTCGTGGTACTCGCGCTCGTAGGTCGACTTGCTGACGATGCGCCCGGGCATGGGCCAATCGCTGACGCCGTGACGAAGGACCATCCAGACATGAACGCCGACGCCGCCGAGCAAGAGGCCGGGGATGACGAAGACGTGGAGTGTGAAGAAACGCGAGAGCGTTGCGGCACCGACGATCGGGCCGCCAAGCATGAGGTGAACCAAGGGCTCGCCGAGCAACGGTACACGGCTCATGATGGAAGCGCCGATGCCCAGGCCCCAGTAGGCGTCTTGATCGAAGCGCATGACTTGTCCGGTGAAAGCCATGCCAAGAGTAAGCAACAGGAGAACGACGCCGACGATCCACGTGAGCTCACGCGGGAACTTGTAGGCTCCGAAGAGGAAGACCTGCGCCATGTGGATGAGCACGATGGCGATCATGAAGTCGGAGCCCCAGCCGTGGAGGGCTCGGACATACCAGCCCAGAGCGACGTTGTGGTTCAGAAACTGAAGGCTGCTCCAGGCCTCGTTCGCGGAGGGGCTGTAGATCAATGCGAGCAGGATGCCGGTCATCACCTGCATGATGAGGAGCACGGTGGCGGCGCTGCCGAAGACATACCACCAGCTCGCGTTGTTGGCAGGGGTTGGGTGCGCGGCCGCGTCGGCCATCGGCTTGATGAGACCAAGGCGATGCTCGATCCAGTCGTAGGTTTTCAGTCCGGCGGCTAGGCCGCGCTCCTTCAGGCTTGCCATGGCTTGGACCTCGTTTCGGCAGTAGCCGGCTCGATCTGGATGAGGGGCTTGTCCTTGCAGGAGGCCTGCGTTGCAAGTGTCGGCATGTCTCCGGCGTGGATCGACAGGGAATCTCCATCGAGCTTGTACTTGTATTCGAAGAGGCCGCGCTCGGGTGGGCCGGAGGCGCGCGAGCCATCTTCGTAGTAGGCTCCACCATGACATGGACACATAAAGAGCTTCGATTGCGCGAACCAGCGGACCGGACAGCCAAGATGAGCGCAGTTGATGGCGAAGACCTGGAACTGCTCGGCGGAGACACGCCGGACCCAGCAAGCTACCTTGCCGGTCTCGCCATCGCCGAGGCTCCTGACGGGACTCTCGAAGTCCACGAGCTTGGTCTCACCGACGGGGAAATCCTTCGCAGAACCAAGTGTTACCCAGGCACCTGAACTTGAGCTTTTTTTCATGGCCGGCCCGAGCAGATAGCCGACGAGCGGCACGGCGAGCACGGTGCCGACGAGAGCGTTCAGGCCTACGGCCAGTTTGAACAGGAAGGTGCGGCGGGTGTGGTCGGCTGCCTTCTGTTCTGGTGATTCTTCGATGCTGGGGCCTTGCAATGGTTCGCTCATACTTGTCTCCGCGTGCTCTGGGTTACTCGCTCTTCTGGTACGGCTGGCCTGGCGTGGCAATGCGATGACTGGCGATCCACGCTACGGTGTCGGTGATCTCCTGATCGGTCATCGGTCTCGCGTTGGCACCAATGAGGTCGCTACGCCAGTCGGGCATGCCTCGCTCCGATTGGCCGGCAAGGATGGCGGTGCGTAAGCTCTGATCGCTCACCAATGCGAGGTAGGCTGGGTCGACGAGCGAGCTGGTGTCCTTCGTCTTGCCTGTGGCATCGGCACCGTGGCAGCGGGCGCAGAAGACGGTGAAGGCCTTCTGACCCTGGATCGGATCGCCAGGAGCGGCACTTTGATAAGGCGGGGCTGGTGTATCGGAGTGTCCCCAGGTATCGAGCATGCCCAGCGCGAGGATGGAGATCTGTTGATCGGTCAACATGCCTCCGGCATGTTTGCCAAAGGCCGGCATCATCGTACCGGGGACTCCATCGCGTGTGACGCGCTCGATATTCTTGGGGCCTGCGATCGTAAGGTAGACAGGGTTTGCCAGCGAAATGGCCGCACCATTCTTCCCACCGCTTCCATGGCAGCCGGCGCAGTTTTGTTGATAGAGTGGCGCGAAGCGGACAAGCTGCTCGGGTCTGCCGACCTCGGGCTCAGGGCCAGGTCTGCCGGGCGCGTTCCTACAGCCCGCGCTGGCAAAAGCCACGAGACATCCAAGCGAAAGAGTGCGGAAGCGCGAGGTCATTGCGGGGTGTCCTTTTCGTCGACCAGTTGCACGGGGATGGGAACGAAGGCCCCCTGGTCGGATTCCACACCGGCGCGGACGGAGAAAGGAAGCGCGCGGAACTGCGGGGTGCGGATTCTGGTGTGCCGATTGACGACGTAGCCGCATACGAGGCCGAACGCAATCTGCGAGGCGACGAACCAAAACCAGTCGATACGCGCGTTCAGGATGGGGCTCACAATTCCGAGAGCCGAGTAAATGATGCCGGTGAACAAGAGCGGCACCGTGATACCGGCGGTGACGATGGGATGCCTCGGATACATCGGCAGGATCGAGCCGTAGAGCAGGCCAACCAGCATCGAGGTAAGTCCGTGAATCATCATCGCGGCAAGGAGACCGTTGAGATGGAATTCGCTCAAGAACGCATCGCTCGCGCCCGCCCAGCTCACGAATCCGCCGGCAGCGAGCAGGTTGGCCGCGTACCAAACGCTGTGATAGCGCAGCACGCTGAAGAGTGCAGCAGGGATTGTCATGGCGATGCCCCCCGCGATGCCGCCCTTGAGCCCTGTGACGATGTGAAAGGTCTCGATGGGAAGAATTTTGCGGTGCTCCGGACTTGTTGGGAGGCGCTCCATCAGTGTGCGGCTGCTGACGATTCGTACCTCCTCCACGTCGACAGGAATGCTTTCGTGCTGCTCCCTGGGGAGCACCTGCAGGAACCATCCGACGCTGCTCATCAGGGTAAGCAGGAGACCAAGGAGTCCCACGACGATGTTGGTGACCATGCCCGCGCAGATGAGCGAGATGCCAAGGGCCAGCACCATGGGCCACGCCGTCGGCGAAGGAAGTTGAACAACGTCTGCGTTATGGTGTGCGTGATCGGGTTCCACAAGTTCTCCCTTCAGAGATTTGAATTTATCGGCCGAAGACATAGACCACGAGAAAGACAACGATCCATACTGCGTCGACGAAGTGCCAGTACAGCGAAATGACCTCGAGCCGCTCCGTATGCTTGCTGCCACCCAACTGGCCGCGCAGCGAGAAGAAGAGAGCAAGTGAAAGCATGAAGAGGCCGATGATCACATGTGTCGCATGCAGCCCAACGAGCGAGTAGAAGGTTGTGCCGAAGAGATTCGTGCGGATGGTCAACCCATCGTGATAGATGAGGTGATACCACTCCATGCCGGTGCCTGCGAGGAAGATTCCACCGAGCAGGACGGTTGCGGCGAGCCAGAGCGAGCAGAGGCTACGCGCTCCCTTGTGCAGCGCATTGACCGCAAGATGGACCGTGATACTGCTCGACAGGAGGCAGATGCTGGTGAAGATAGGTAGGCTGAGGACATCCTGCGGTGTGGGGCCGGAGAGACTCTTGCCCACGTAAAAGAGATACGCGACCACGAAGATGATGAAGATGGCCGCCTCGGCGAGGATCAGGCATGCCATTCCGACGATGCCGCGCGAGGGCAGCTTCCAAACTTCGATCTCACTTTGCGGAATGATGGCTGCTTCGTTCATGACGCCTGACCTCTTCTACTCATATTGACCATCACTGTCTTCGGGATGCTTGAGATCCCAGAGTGGCCGGCGGCTCTCGACAACGGGAATTTTGGCGAAGTTATAGGACGGCGGTGGCGAAGTCGTCGACCACTCCAGCGTCCAGGCGTCCCATGGGTCCGGTCCGGCGATGGGGCCCTTGAAGTAGGACCACACCATGTTGTAGACGAAGACCAGTGTGCCGATGGCCTGGATAAAGCCGCCGCAGGAGATGAGCATGTTAAGCATCGTCCAGCCTCGGTCCGCCTCGTAGGTGTAGATCCTGCGCGGCATGCCGAGAATTCCGGGGATGTGCATGAGGTCAAAGGTGAGATGGAAGCCGATGAGAAAGATCCAGAAGTGCCATTTGCCGAGCTTTTCGCTCAACATGCGGCCGGTCATCTTGGGGTACCAGTAATAGAAGGCTGCAAAGAGCATGAAAAGGATCGCACCGACCAGAACATAGTGGAAGTGCGCGACGACGAAGTACGAGTTGCCAAGCTGCCAGTCAAAGGGAGCCGCTGAGAGCATGATGCCGGTGAGCCCGGCAAGGAGGAACTGGAACAGAAAGCCGATGGCAAACATCATCGCCGTGGTGAACTGAATCTTGCCGCCCCACAGCGTAGCGAGCCAATTGAAGATCTTGATGCCGGTCGGGACGGCGATGATCATCGTCGCGAGCGTAAAGAACGTGTTCGCTCCTGCGCCCATGCCGACCGTGAACATGTGGTGGGCCCAGACGCTGAGACTGATGAAGCCGATACCCACGGAGGCCGCGACCATGGCGGCGTATCCGAAGATCGCCTTACGTGAGAAGACCGGGATGATCTCGTTGGCGAAGGCGAAGGCAGGAAGGACGAGCACATACACTTCGGGATGTCCGAAGATCCAGAAGAAGTGCATCCACAGCACCGCGGAGCCGCCGGCCTGGGTATCAAAGAAGTGAGAGCCGAGATACCGGTCAAGCATGAGCATGATCTGCGCGGCGGTGAGCGGGCTGACCGTGACGAAGACCAGCATCGAGGTGACGAGATAGAGCCACACCAGCAGAGGCATGCGGTTGAGCTTCATGCCGGGGCAACGCATGCAAATGACCGTGGAAACGATGTTGAGGGCTGTGCCGATGGTGCCGACGCCGCTCAGGAGCACGGCGAGTGTCCAATAGTCTGTGCTGTGGCCAGGCGAGAAGGCATGTGAGGTAAGTGGCGCATACGCCCACCAGCCGACATCCGGCGCACTACCGGCACCGTACAGGCCATCCCCGCCGAGAAAGCTGAAGTAAAGCAGCGTGCCGCCGAACGAAGAGATCCAGAAGCTGAAAGCATTCAACCGCGGAAACGCCATATCGCGCGCACCGATCATCAGCGGAATCAGGTAGTTGCCGAAGCCGAAGAGAATTGGCATACCGACGAAGAAGACCATCGTCGTGCCGTGCATTGTGAAGAGACGGTTGAAGGCCTGGGGCGACAGGAAGTGAAGATTGGGAAGGCCCAGTTGGATGCGGATCAAAATTGCTTCCGCCCCGGCCACAACCAGAAAGATGAGGGCGTAGCCGATGTACATCAGCCCGATCTTCTTGTGATCGACCGTGACCACCCAATCGTGCAGGACTTCAAGCAGAAGCTTGCGCCCGGGAGGTTGTGGAGTCAGGTCGAGCACAGCAGTCGCTGTCGTCTGGGTAGCCATAAGCTTCTTCCCTTCCGTCCTACTTAAGAGTCACGAGATAAGCTGCTACGGCATCCAGATCGCGATCGTTCAGGTGCATCGGCGGCATCAGTACACCAGGCTTGAAGTGTGCTGGGTTAGCCACAAAGGCACGCAGATTGGCAGGCGTGTTCGGGACTGCTCCAGAGGCGATCGTGTCACGGCTTCCAACGTGCGTCAGGTCCGGACCGAACCTGCCCGTGGCCACGGTGCCTGCGATGGCGTGGCAACTGATGCAGGCGTTCTGCTGGAAGACCTTCTTGCCTGCGGCCACAGTCGGATCCTCGACCGCGGGTGCGTGCTGATGAGCGGTCCACGCGGCGAATTCAGCAGGCGTATCGGCATATACGCGCAACAACATCTTCGCGTGTTGCGTTCCGCAGTACTGTGCGCATTGACCGAGGTAGAGCCCCTGATCCGGTGGATCGATCCACATGGTGTTGACCTTGTTCGGGATCAGATCCATTTTGCCGGCCAGTCGAGGAATCCAGAAGCTATGGTCGGTATCCGCAGAAGACATGGTGAGATACGTCGGCGTCGGATGCTTCGGATCACTCACCGGAATGTGAAGTTCATTCGCCGTGACGATCCCAAGCTTCGGGTAGCGGTATTCCCACCAGAACTGGTGACCGATCACCACGACGTCCAAAGCCGCAGCGGGCTTTTTGGCTCGTTCCGTCGCGAGGATGACGCGGGCAGTGGCGAGAAACAACATCACCACAATCAGGATCGGAATCACAGTCCATGACAGCTCGATCTGCTTGCTGCCGTAGATCTGCGCTGGCTCCTGCTGGGCGAGTGGATCGGAGGGCCGATGCCGAAAGCGCAGAAGAACGTAGAGAAGAAGTCCCCCTACGACCAGGAAGAGTGCCGTTGTGATACCCAACACAAGCATCGAAAGACCGAAGATGGAATGAGCGGGTGTGCCTGCCGGGTCGAAGATGCTCGTAGGGCTGTGGAAGTCAGCAAGCTTTCGGCGAAAGGGGGCGCACAACCGCATGACAAACCCAAGGCCATGCTCGTCCATCCGAGTATCAAGGAGCATCCATGCACCTTTCTACCAGGGCTCCTTGCTGGCAGCAGAACTGGCACGTTACAAGGTTGAAGCTCGTTCAGGTGCTGCATTAAGCCATCGCGTCGATGGACAGCCGCACGAAAGTCTTTCAAGTACAACGATGATGGCACTCTAGGAACGGTTGGTAGAGGGGAGTAACCGTTAGCTCACTGCTATGGAGTTCGTCTCATCTTCTCACACACTGAGGCAGCATGCGGAAAGCTCTTACGAATCAGAAAGAGGGGACAACCTAGATTTCCTCAGCGGAAAAGCATCTGATCGAAGCCGCGATCTTCGAACTCCCCGCTAGAACGCATCCGTTACACGAGTCATTGTCCTGCGCCGGAAAGTACGCCGCTACCCGGTACGAATCGGAAGCCGCACCCGGAAAGTTGTTCCCTGCTCCCCTGCATCGTCAATGACAATTGAGCCTCCGTGCTTCTCGACGATCCCCTTCGATACCCAAAGGCCGAGCCCAGTTCCCACGTCCGACTTCGTCGTAAAGAATGGCTCAAAGAGATGTTTCCTGTTGCCTTCGGAGATTCCGGAGCCTGTGTCCATTACGACGATCTCCACTGTGTCCTCAAAACGCAGGACGGAAGTTTCGATCAAACCACCCGGTGGCGTGGCATCGATCGCGTTGGCAACGAGGTTGGCGACAACCTGTTTGATCTCACCCGCGATCACCGTAACGAACAACTCATCCGCAAGGTTGCCAGAGGTACGCAGCGTCAATCCTCGGGTATTGCTTCGTGATCGGTATAGGTCCAATACTTCAGACACAAGCTGCAGAATGCCAGTCGACTGCGGAAGCGTGGACTCACGGTAAAAACCCAGCGTCTGCCGGACGATATGAGTCATCCTGCGCAACTCAGAGTCTGCCAGACACAGATGGTCCGCTGCCTCTTGTGGTAGTCCTTCGACATGTTGCGCCAGGTAGATGGCATTCACCAGCGCTTCCAACGGA
This window harbors:
- a CDS encoding cytochrome c oxidase assembly protein yields the protein MSDAAQDIFAEWSLPLSLTLTILVTAILYVRGWFAIRKTRSAQFHSLRLVSFLAGLATLWLAIGSPLDGFADAMLSAHMCEHLLLMSVVPPLLLYGWPVVPLLRGLPAVVRAVIGPFIRSASLRRLEHWLVTPLVAWLAMNITFLGWHVPAAYDFALEHENWHDFEHICFLGTSILFWWCILRPWPSARRSKSWGILIYLISADIVNTLLSAFLSFCGRPIYPYYSGRPNPLHLTSIDDQILGAVIMWVLGSLAFLIPAVLIAYELIEPKRHTTNSVISSHNSSLFGRRV
- a CDS encoding cytochrome b N-terminal domain-containing protein; its protein translation is MASLKERGLAAGLKTYDWIEHRLGLIKPMADAAAHPTPANNASWWYVFGSAATVLLIMQVMTGILLALIYSPSANEAWSSLQFLNHNVALGWYVRALHGWGSDFMIAIVLIHMAQVFLFGAYKFPRELTWIVGVVLLLLTLGMAFTGQVMRFDQDAYWGLGIGASIMSRVPLLGEPLVHLMLGGPIVGAATLSRFFTLHVFVIPGLLLGGVGVHVWMVLRHGVSDWPMPGRIVSKSTYEREYHELTEKTGIPFVPDAAWKDAVFAAAIMFAVMACAFFFGPFGPGGPPDPTIIQTAPKPDFPFLWIYAVLAFLPPSIETPVILVVPVLGIAALLLLPLFASEGERHWAKRPIAVLTVSVLAVSLGIFTRLGTYTPWSPIMDAWTADPVPVKYLHDRTPLEIQGALVLQDKQCRNCHALEGKGGQRGPALDQVATRMTQDQIIRQVLQGGGNMPAYGNALNPSETQALVLFLMTLRGDNLAPARDASRDLAHVSELQVPEKKAP
- a CDS encoding ubiquinol-cytochrome c reductase iron-sulfur subunit, with protein sequence MSEPLQGPSIEESPEQKAADHTRRTFLFKLAVGLNALVGTVLAVPLVGYLLGPAMKKSSSSGAWVTLGSAKDFPVGETKLVDFESPVRSLGDGETGKVACWVRRVSAEQFQVFAINCAHLGCPVRWFAQSKLFMCPCHGGAYYEDGSRASGPPERGLFEYKYKLDGDSLSIHAGDMPTLATQASCKDKPLIQIEPATAETRSKPWQA
- a CDS encoding c-type cytochrome, with translation MAFASAGCRNAPGRPGPEPEVGRPEQLVRFAPLYQQNCAGCHGSGGKNGAAISLANPVYLTIAGPKNIERVTRDGVPGTMMPAFGKHAGGMLTDQQISILALGMLDTWGHSDTPAPPYQSAAPGDPIQGQKAFTVFCARCHGADATGKTKDTSSLVDPAYLALVSDQSLRTAILAGQSERGMPDWRSDLIGANARPMTDQEITDTVAWIASHRIATPGQPYQKSE
- a CDS encoding cytochrome c oxidase subunit 3 codes for the protein MNEAAIIPQSEIEVWKLPSRGIVGMACLILAEAAIFIIFVVAYLFYVGKSLSGPTPQDVLSLPIFTSICLLSSSITVHLAVNALHKGARSLCSLWLAATVLLGGIFLAGTGMEWYHLIYHDGLTIRTNLFGTTFYSLVGLHATHVIIGLFMLSLALFFSLRGQLGGSKHTERLEVISLYWHFVDAVWIVVFLVVYVFGR
- the ctaD gene encoding cytochrome c oxidase subunit I, producing MATQTTATAVLDLTPQPPGRKLLLEVLHDWVVTVDHKKIGLMYIGYALIFLVVAGAEAILIRIQLGLPNLHFLSPQAFNRLFTMHGTTMVFFVGMPILFGFGNYLIPLMIGARDMAFPRLNAFSFWISSFGGTLLYFSFLGGDGLYGAGSAPDVGWWAYAPLTSHAFSPGHSTDYWTLAVLLSGVGTIGTALNIVSTVICMRCPGMKLNRMPLLVWLYLVTSMLVFVTVSPLTAAQIMLMLDRYLGSHFFDTQAGGSAVLWMHFFWIFGHPEVYVLVLPAFAFANEIIPVFSRKAIFGYAAMVAASVGIGFISLSVWAHHMFTVGMGAGANTFFTLATMIIAVPTGIKIFNWLATLWGGKIQFTTAMMFAIGFLFQFLLAGLTGIMLSAAPFDWQLGNSYFVVAHFHYVLVGAILFMLFAAFYYWYPKMTGRMLSEKLGKWHFWIFLIGFHLTFDLMHIPGILGMPRRIYTYEADRGWTMLNMLISCGGFIQAIGTLVFVYNMVWSYFKGPIAGPDPWDAWTLEWSTTSPPPSYNFAKIPVVESRRPLWDLKHPEDSDGQYE
- the coxB gene encoding cytochrome c oxidase subunit II codes for the protein MLLDTRMDEHGLGFVMRLCAPFRRKLADFHSPTSIFDPAGTPAHSIFGLSMLVLGITTALFLVVGGLLLYVLLRFRHRPSDPLAQQEPAQIYGSKQIELSWTVIPILIVVMLFLATARVILATERAKKPAAALDVVVIGHQFWWEYRYPKLGIVTANELHIPVSDPKHPTPTYLTMSSADTDHSFWIPRLAGKMDLIPNKVNTMWIDPPDQGLYLGQCAQYCGTQHAKMLLRVYADTPAEFAAWTAHQHAPAVEDPTVAAGKKVFQQNACISCHAIAGTVATGRFGPDLTHVGSRDTIASGAVPNTPANLRAFVANPAHFKPGVLMPPMHLNDRDLDAVAAYLVTLK